ACGGTCTGCTCGAGCTGGCCGCAGAAGGGGCAGAGGAAGTCCTCGTAGATCACGATCGACTTGGGGGCGTCGGCCTCGCCGACGACCAGCCCGTAGTCGTCGCTCGCACCCGCGGGCGGGGTGTCGGGCTCGTCCGAGCCGAGGTTCGTGACGAGGAACCAGCCGCCGACGAGCAGCACGATGACGCCGGCGATCACGCCGAAGCGGGTGAGCTGCTGCTTGCGCCTGGCGGCCTTGCGACGCTCCTCCGCCTGCGCGCGGGCCCGCTCGGTGCGGGCCTGGCGCTGCTCGCGCCTGGCCTGCGCTGCCGCCTTGTCCTGGGCGGACTTCTGCGAGCTCTTCTTCTGCGCCATCGAGGCTTTCCTCCAGGATTCGGTGGTGGTAGGCCCGGACAGCGTATGAGGCGAGCCTGAGTCGAGGCTGAGAGCGCCGCAGGGTGGGCGGCGCGTCATGGGTAGGGTCTGTCCGGTGAGCGACAGACTGGTGTGGATCGACTGCGAGATGACCGGCCTCGACCTCGGGGCCGACGCGCTGATCGAGGTGGCGGCGCTCGTGACCGACTTCGAGCTCAACGTGCTCGGCGAGGGCCTCGACGTCATCATCAAGCCCACCGCCGAGGCGCTGGACCAGATGGTCGAGTTCGTGCGCAGCATGCACGAGAAGTCGGGCCTGCTCGACGAGCTCGCCGGCGGTACGACGCTCGCGGACGCCGAGGAGCAGGTGCTCGCCTACATCAAGGAGCACTGCCCCGACGGCAGCCGCCCCCCGCTCGCCGGCAACACCGTCGCCACCGACCGGGCCTTCCTCGCCCGCGACATGCCGGCCCTCGAGTCGTTCCTGCACTACCGGATCGTCGACGTCTCCTCGATCAAGGAGCTGTCGCGCCGGTGGTACCCCCGGGCCTACTTCGCGGCCCCGACCAAGCGCGGCAACCACCGCGCGCTGGCCGACATCCAGGAGAGCATCGAGGAGCTGCGCTACTACCGCGAGGCCGTCTTCGTGCCGCAGCCCGGGCCTGACAGCGCCCAGGCGCGCCAGATCGCCGCGCGGCACGGCGGCCAGCTGACCGGGCTCGG
This genomic stretch from Nocardioides renjunii harbors:
- the orn gene encoding oligoribonuclease is translated as MGRVCPVSDRLVWIDCEMTGLDLGADALIEVAALVTDFELNVLGEGLDVIIKPTAEALDQMVEFVRSMHEKSGLLDELAGGTTLADAEEQVLAYIKEHCPDGSRPPLAGNTVATDRAFLARDMPALESFLHYRIVDVSSIKELSRRWYPRAYFAAPTKRGNHRALADIQESIEELRYYREAVFVPQPGPDSAQARQIAARHGGQLTGLGPAAAAPDTGADSDAGADSGSTD